AGCAGCCTAATTGAGCCAAGGAGAAAAATGGAGTACGTGAACATTTTGTTAGGACTTTTATTCGCCTGTTTTTTGGTTGGTGAAGTTGTTATTTCAGTTAGAAGAAGCAGCAAAAGAGTTGCACCAGGTCCATATCCTCTGCCTATTATCGGAAATCTTCACTTGCTTGGCGATAATAAACCACAAATATCACTTGCTCAACTTGCAAAAAAATATGGCCCAATTATGAATCTCAAATTGGGGCAAATAAACACAGTCGTTATTTCTTCATCACTGTTGGCTAAAGAAGTAATGCAAAAGCGAGATTTATCCTTTTCCAGTAGGTTTGCTCCAGACGCACTTTGTGCCTGCAATCACAATGATTTCTCAGTTGTATGGTTACCCGTCAACAACTCACAGTGGAGATCGCTTCGTAAGTCTATGAACTCTCACATCTTTTCTGTGAACAAGCTTGATGCTAATAAGCATCTGAGGACCAAAAAGATGCAGGAGTTGATTGATTATTGTCACAAGAGTGGACAAAATGGTGAAGCAGTGGATATTGGCAGAGCAGCTTTTAGAACTTCCTTAAATTTGTTGTCCAACACCATTTTCTCTAAAGATTTGACTGATCCATTCTCTGATTCTGATAAGGAGTTTAGGGAATTGGTGTGGAATATCATGGCTGAGGCTGGTAAACCTAATTTGGTGGattatttcccctttttaaaaaagattgatCCACAAGGTATAAGGCGGCGTTTGACAAATCATTTTAGTAAGGTTCTTCGACTTTTGAGTGGTTTGATTGATGAACGGCTAAAGGAAAGCGAAATGGGAAATCGCGAAAATGTTGATGTGTTAGACGCCCTTCTCAGCATTAGCCCTGAAGAAATCGACAGGAATCATATCGAGCATCTGTATCTGGTTAatcaattattgtattttatatattttcaacgAGTAGCATGTGATGATTATATGATCTTTACAGTAGTAAGTTTTGCAGGACTTGTTTGCAGCAGGGACCGATACGACTTCAAATACATTGGAGTGGGCAATGGCTGAACTACTTAAGAATCCACATACTTTGGAGAAAGCACAAGAAGAACTTGCACAAGTAATTGGCAGAGGTAAACTAGTAGATGAAGCCGATGTTGCACAGTTACCTTACTTGCAATGCATCGTGAAAGAAGCCTTGCGTTTACACCCACCGGTTTCTTTATTAATTCCTCGCAAAGTGGAGGAAGATGTTGAGCTTTGTGGCTATACTGTACCAAAAGGCTCCCAAGTTCTAGTGAACGTATGGGCGATTGGGCGCGACTCTGGTATATGGGAGAACCCTTTGGACTTCAAACCAGAGAGGTTTTGGGAGTCTGAAATAGATGTTAGAGGTCGGGATTTTGAGTTGATTCCATTTGGTGCTGGTCGAAGAATTTGTCCTGGATTGCCTTTGGCTATCAGGATAATTCCAGTCGTGCTAGGTTCATTGATTAATACATTTAATTGGAAGCTACATGGTGGAATTGCACCTAATGATTTGAACATGGAGGAAAAATTTGGCATCACATTGGCAAAAGCTCAACCTCTGCTAGTTGTTCCCATTCCACTATAGACTAAGTTAATGGTGGAGTGGAAATGTTCAACTACTCGAGCAAGTCTCGCCTGTTGTTTAAATTGGGTTGTCAAAAGGCTACGTAATTGTATTTGTAGAATCTATATATGCTTGTGTATCTTTGAAGATAACACCAACTCTCTCGGATGTTATGTGACACATTTTGgattttgagatttaaataaGTATatctttgaaattaaaattttcaaatattttaaattatttattattgtgacttaaagtattttttacataatttacaaatatataaattttatattaaaaattttgaagatTACACGGAAATGCGATTGGGTTCGCATAATTTtcccataaataaaatatcacaccgattaataataattatatttaaaaaagagagaaatctaaactatacaatatatgtgaaactatttttttaattgtaagtTATTCATAAAtgatcattattattttaatcaaattacattatatgattataatgttaGTGTCAACTACAAACTAATTGTTAGTTTGTTAGAGAGAAGAATCACATATCAACGACacattattcattattataaagatatttttttatcatacttGCTTGGctgatgattatatatataaataaaaagcacctaaatgaaatattaaaaaagcaTGTCAAGcacataaaaatgaaaagaaagacttaaaaattaaatatttcttatcgtcatatacttcatttttttgttatatgttGGTTAAGTTACAAACCAAtatgatgaagaagagaaaagataaTCTTAGTGTAAATCTTCATGaaactaaatatgaatttatataaataaaatagaggaaatgaaaagaaagaattgTGAATGAAATATTTCTGAGCTTCATATATAGTACAATTTTCATCAAGCGGCTTATAGATTCCTTTGCGGGCTACTTAAATATGCGACGGGGTATTGTAAGTGGAAGAGTGATCTTGCTGTCATAATCCATATAGATTCGGCCCTTTGTCGCTCCGATCCGTCCCTCCCCCTCCAATTCAATAATCTTCTGAGGCCCACACACATCAACGAGCATGTGCACACATCGGTTAGGTGACGTTGATCGAAGCCTGCACACAATACAAGTCCCTCCAATGGTGGACCTAGGATTTTTTTTCAGGGGTTcaaaaaatatagtataaacGTATAAATAAGTCTTTAGAAATGATACCCTTGAATTCTTTTGGGGTTAAAACAACACTTTCAgcattaatatatttaaatcaattttactaaaaaaaccTCTATAGTCTATATAACCCACCTCAACCATTAAATCAATCTCTAATCTTATATTCAGAAggttcaaaattaatatataaacataaataatttctaaaatacttaaaatatacAATGTAATTTGTTGTCGAAGGGTTCGGTGAACCCTCTGGGTCTGCCCTTGATCTGAGCAATCGTTGATGTAGAAGTTTCTGCCTTGAAACATGATGGTCTTTTATTCAAAACCTAATTATAAAGGTTTTGGTCTTCACTTTGAGCAACAATGAAGCCTTCATAATTAGGTTCATTCTTGCTCATAGTGAATTTGAACGGATTATGacttaattcaattttaatttcaatttaatcCGCCCATTTTGATATCTGATAGGTTAGCTATTTTGAAGAGGAACAATATTACTCTTACGAAGGAGGTCCCTATGCTATAATTGTCTTGAAGCCCTACTTGGACAACTTGTTGCACTCACCAAATTTGTCATTTCTGACACACGATTAAGCTCAGCCTCTCATCACACTTCACAGGATCAGAAGTATACTGAATTAGTTGATCATCTCTTAAATTTgtcaataaatt
This window of the Solanum pennellii chromosome 2, SPENNV200 genome carries:
- the LOC107009201 gene encoding geraniol 8-hydroxylase-like gives rise to the protein MEYVNILLGLLFACFLVGEVVISVRRSSKRVAPGPYPLPIIGNLHLLGDNKPQISLAQLAKKYGPIMNLKLGQINTVVISSSLLAKEVMQKRDLSFSSRFAPDALCACNHNDFSVVWLPVNNSQWRSLRKSMNSHIFSVNKLDANKHLRTKKMQELIDYCHKSGQNGEAVDIGRAAFRTSLNLLSNTIFSKDLTDPFSDSDKEFRELVWNIMAEAGKPNLVDYFPFLKKIDPQGIRRRLTNHFSKVLRLLSGLIDERLKESEMGNRENVDVLDALLSISPEEIDRNHIEHLYLDLFAAGTDTTSNTLEWAMAELLKNPHTLEKAQEELAQVIGRGKLVDEADVAQLPYLQCIVKEALRLHPPVSLLIPRKVEEDVELCGYTVPKGSQVLVNVWAIGRDSGIWENPLDFKPERFWESEIDVRGRDFELIPFGAGRRICPGLPLAIRIIPVVLGSLINTFNWKLHGGIAPNDLNMEEKFGITLAKAQPLLVVPIPL